CCCCATACTGGCTATAACCGTGTGTCCACTGCTGTCACCCAGTACACCCGGGGAAGGGACTTTAGATACCGCACGATCGCCTAATCCGAGCACGCTCCCAGCACCGCGCAGAGAAACCAAATCCGTGGTGGCGTGAACTCTTGGTCCTTGGCCCGAGCTGTTTAGTTCTCCTCATCCACAAGAACGGGCGGGATCTTGCTGGAAAGCAGGGTGTAGACGTAGGGCCAGATCTTGTTGGTCTCTGTCCCCGAGAAGGAGTGAAGGATGCCCCGGCTCCTGGAAGAGAGACGGGAGGAGAACTCAGCACCAGGGGTGTCTGCGGTCCCGAGGACAGGGGTATTTGCCGTCAGGTTGGCCACTGGCAGGGGACAGCGATGGCTTTTTGGGTGACAGGAGagatgccctagtgaggccccatctgcagtactgtgtccacttctgagctccccagttcaagaaagatgaggagctactggagagagtccagcggagggctacaaagatgaggaggtgactggagcatctctcctacgaggagaggctgagggagctggccttgttcagcctggagaagagaaggctgagaggggaactaataaatacttacaaatatctcaagggtgcgtgtcaggagaACAGGGACAAACTCTttccaatggtgcccagtgacaggacaaggggcagtgggcacaaactggagcatgggaagttccagctgaacatgaggaagaacttcttccctctgagggtgacggagccctggcccaggatgcccagggaggctgtggagtctccttctctggagatattccagacccgcctggacgcggtgctgtgcagcctgctctgggtgaccctgcttgggcagggggttgggctgggtgacccacagagggccctgccaaccctgaacattctgtgcttctgtgaaaggGGACGAGCGGTGGCTGCACCCATCCGCAGTGTTCCCTGGGAGCAGCCCAGCTGCACTCACAGATGGATGAGCCAAGCCCAGACAGCCACGAATAATCACATTACCCGGAGAGCAGCTCACCCCCGTCCCCCGAGCGACTACTCGCTCTCTGAAGCACTTTACAGATGTAAACCAGCGGGATTTATTCACGTGCTTAAGCGAGTGGGAAATTCAGGgccccagctgtgttccctcccctGCAAGGGAGCTTTTGGATCGCTTCTGCTTTTAAATACACTGCCGGGTGCTGGCTCCCCTTCAACAGCGGATTGCTGTGGCAATCCATCCATTCCCAGCTCGGCCAGGGGACGACAGCTTGCACAGGCTGGGCAGGGTCCGAGGCCATCTCGGAGCTTCTCCATCTCTGGTGCAGCACGGATGGGCAGCACCTCTGCAGAGCAAGCAGGCTTCCCACCCTGCGCCGCGGAGCCGGAGGGGGGTAGAAGGGATTCGTGAGTGCCTTCTGCCGCAGCCAAAATAATCCTTCCCATCGGCAGGGCCGGCAAAGCCCTTTGTGGAGCCCAACAAgactctggagagagtccagcggagggctacgaggatgaggaggggactggagcatctctcctgtgaggagaggctgagggagctgggcttgttcagcttggagaagagaaggctgtgaggggaccttagaaatgtttataaatatctgcaggtgggtgtcaggaggatggggccaaactctttccagtggtgcccagcgacaggacaaggggcaatgggcacaaactgaagcctgggaagttccagctgaacccgaggaagaacttcttccctctgagggtgacggagccctggcccaggctgcccagggaggttatggattctccttctttggagatattccagacccgcctggacgtggtgctgtgcagcctgctctgggtgaccctgcttgggcagggcgttgggctgggtgacccccagaggtccctgacAACCCTGaatattctgtgactctgtgaaacaaGAGCTGTGAATTTCTTTACGTCAGCCTCCTCCCTCCGAACAGGGCCAGGGCTTGGCTGCAGTGAAAAGCTGGGCTTTGTGCCGCTGAGCGCAGCGATCTGCTCCCCAAACGCTGGTgggggccgtgccgggctcctcgggGCACAGGACCAGCAAGTGGAAACAGCACTCGCGGTTGTTTTTCCGGGCGCGCCGTGATTTATCCCCGTGGTCCGACTCACTTGTACAACTCCATTACTGGCTTTGCAGCGTCTTTGTATTTCCTGAGCCTGGCAGCGACGGCCTCGGGCTTGTCGTCCTCGCGCTGGACCAGCGGCTCGCCCGTCAGGTCATCGACGCCCTGCGGGAAGGCGAACGCCGTCAAGGGGATGCAGCTCCCGGCCCCACCACCCGCTGCCAACTGCCTCGGCCTGCTCCGCATCGATCGAGCGTCCTCAGATggaatttaataaataaatccCATTTTCCTAATTAACATTCAGCACAACTCCTTCGGGCTGGCTCCCGAGGGAAAGCCCTCCGGCGCTTCGTGCCTACTGCCTGGGATTCCTTCCCCAGCGCTTTTTTACGATCTCGGCTCACGCGGAGAAAGGCTTCTCTGATCTTTGCCTTCCGTGAACCGCTCCCAGCCGGCACGAACGCGACGCTCCGGGCTCTGACCTGGACTTGGGGGGGGTTGAAGTCCATGTTGTACACCCTGCCGCTGGCTGGGTGGACCCAGCGGGCGCTCAGGCGATCCTTCAGCGTCTCGAAGGGTATGTTCAAGCTGATCACCAGGTCCAGCTCGCAGATCCTGTCCAGCGCCTCGGCTTGTCCCAGTGTTCGAGGGAAACCTGTGCAGGCACCGCAATGAAAAGAGGCTGTCGTGAGaggcaggaaagcagcatgccCTGGtcaccaagaaggccaatgggatcctggggtgcatcaagaggagtgtgggcagcagggcgagggaggttctcctccccctctgctctgccctggggaggccccatctgcagtgctgtgtccagtgctgggctccccagttcaagaaagatgaggagctactggagagagtccagcggagggctacaaggatgaggaggggactggagcatctctcctgcgaggagaggctgagggagctgggcttgttcagcctggagaagagaaggctgagaggggaccttagaaatgcctctaaatatctgcagggtgggggtcaggaggatggggccagactctttccagtggtgcccagcgacaggacaaggggcaacgggcacaaactggagcatgggaagttccagctgaagatgaggaagaacttcttccctctgagggtgacggagccctggcccaggctgcccagggaggctgtggagtctccttctctggagatattccagccccgcctggacgcggtgctgtgcagcctgctctgggtgaccctgcttgggcagggggttgggctgggtgacccacagaggtcccttccaacccctgccatgctgggattctgtgatggaGTCGAAACCacccgacccgcagccccggAGCTGCAAAACCGCGGCGGCTCCTCGCTAGAGCACAGGCGGTGTGAAAGGCAGGCATCCACCATATGGCTACCATAAATATA
This sequence is a window from Opisthocomus hoazin isolate bOpiHoa1 chromosome 6, bOpiHoa1.hap1, whole genome shotgun sequence. Protein-coding genes within it:
- the AK4 gene encoding adenylate kinase 4, mitochondrial isoform X2; translated protein: MMGKEGEEGCKKGQRQGWRLRKKRKAAEKEKTPNFPSRWLRYWGEVGVLAKQYLERGLLVPDHVITRVMMTELEKRREQHWLLDGFPRTLGQAEALDRICELDLVISLNIPFETLKDRLSARWVHPASGRVYNMDFNPPQVQGVDDLTGEPLVQREDDKPEAVAARLRKYKDAAKPVMELYKSRGILHSFSGTETNKIWPYVYTLLSSKIPPVLVDEEN
- the AK4 gene encoding adenylate kinase 4, mitochondrial isoform X1 translates to MVMCTGAGCGGSGGLTCCPAPHGAGPGLRQAVMASKVLRAVVLGPPGSGKGTVCERIARSFGLQHLSSGQFLRESLGGGGEVGVLAKQYLERGLLVPDHVITRVMMTELEKRREQHWLLDGFPRTLGQAEALDRICELDLVISLNIPFETLKDRLSARWVHPASGRVYNMDFNPPQVQGVDDLTGEPLVQREDDKPEAVAARLRKYKDAAKPVMELYKSRGILHSFSGTETNKIWPYVYTLLSSKIPPVLVDEEN